The genome window AAAAGTAACCGAACGTTTACGCTtgcatcgtcctaaaaaaatcgaAATCTAGTCCAGACTGTATAAAGTAGTTGCGTGACTGACGTTGAAAATTTCAGACAGAAACCGACGATGTTACCTTGACCATGAATAATGGAGTAATTTATTTGTTTATCGTTCGAGGTGGCATCGTTCGTTTGTACGTGAGATCTTCAACATTAACTATACCTCGAGCAAAGAAACGAGGTAATCGGTACTGagttaaataattttctttttatgaTATCATTCGAATTTagatatttgtatattttttaaacgcgCTATTATCGACTGGTTAATATTCCGTTAATATCCATAGAAGCGATCAATAACGTGTATCGTTTATTAATTACCATTTTTAGTATTAAAACGTATAGTATATTTACCGATTATTATTACCATTGAAATAGCGACAATTATAATTAGATGGTTTCAGAATTCGGATCACGTTATATTAGCACAacatttttgtgattttttacaAAAATGACCGTTCGAAAGAATTGTacgtgtaaataaataaataaatgcacgTTCACGCATACGAacgtgtatttatttattttattagcaGCGTATGTATTTCTTCATAGTTGCATTTGAGATGGCGTTTTATGATTTATatgagaacaaaaaaaaaaacaataatttGCGTCGAGAGCATTTAATAACGATGGTTTATTCTAtaagtacaaaaaaaaaatagattttaTACTCTCCGTGCGCGTACTTTATTCGCATACATAGTTTTCCTAGTTTTTAACgtagttgtttctttttttatacgTTTCGTTAACATTTCAAGTACCAGAATCTTGAGAGAAAAGAGAtactatgattgcaaatagtgaAAACGATAGGAAGATAACTTTAAATTTATATCTTTATTGTATCGTGTGTGTTTCGTTATTTCTATTCTCGCTTGCAATATTGTAAGAATTACAGTAAAATTCTAATTATCGAGCATTCGTCGATACTTCATATTCATTTATTCGGGAAACATATTATAGTTATTTAAAAGGCGAATTTTCGTCCAATTTTGTTACTTAATCGTACAATTTACCGCGTTACTCGTTTAATATAAGTTAATACCGACTAATTGGGTTGAATCGTGTAACGAGCACTTTCGTAGTAAAGTAATTATGACTATCTGACACGAGATATCATCAAATACACTTGACACGTAATTAATAAAGCCTGTTATTTAAAAAACTACGTTTACATTACATTATATCTTGCGATTCATGGAAACAAACTATACTCGTGCAGTTTGTCGTCTTCCTCAAGCATAAAATATCAGAGTGCCGTGTCTGATTACATTCCTGCCTAATTCATGACATGATTAATCCGTGCAAACATATTCTCCAGACGATTTGTATATTGATATCGAAATCTTTGTATAATCTGATGCTCaattctataaataaataaaaactgcACGAGTCACACGATCGCGAATATATCTACAGTCAGTCAAAGTGATCTTAAACATTTGTTACACGACCATCTTGTATTGTAAAGgcgtaataatagtaatagcaatatatTGAACATTACAGTTTCGTAATGTGAATATTTTTCTAGCATTCCTTTCAGGTATAAGTGATTCGTTTATTATTCGAAAAGAATATTTTcttgtttttaaaatttgtcATCGTTGTATATCTCctgataatgtataatttttatatatcgtTTCTATTctgcaaataaaaattatttcacaaTTCACTATATACCCGTTAACGAGTTAgcgtaacgaaaaaaaaagaaaacattttCGGATAGAATTCGCGCTCACCCTGAAACTGtaccttttattctttgtctttttcatttcttttattGCACAACGAAAGATGAAAGTGAAATAAACACGTTTGTAAAATTTCATCCCTTTCGTATTGGATAGTACACGTTTTACAAGTGAAAGTACAACTTCACTAAAAGGATAGCTAGCATAATATTAGAATACTGTCGCATATATTATCTTTGTACATTTCCGTCAACGTTGAAATACACGTATGAAATATACTACGTCTATGGGTAAATGTAAACAAAAAACTAACAAACAAACATACTGTGTTGTCTTCATTTTATTCCTGTTTATATTTGGTATCAAACGATCTTTGTCGCTTCGTATCGCTACAACTTTCATTTCGTCGTCGGTGTTAAGGAACCTTTACACGATGAGACTTGCTTCGGGGCACGTCCCCTGACAAACGATGGATTTGAaaccataaaaataaaattaaatcgtcTTTCGTTCATTCATAAATAATTTAACAAAATCCTTTGGTTTATTTTGCTTTCCTTTAATAATGATATACGAAAAAACATATTCCTCTTAACACTATGTGGACTGGTGTCTAGATATACTTCTATTAGGTATTGAAAAAAGTTACTTTATGTAGTTTTAGAAAAACTAGTTTTGAAAACGAAATGAAAAAATTAACGAAACGCTAAAAGACGAGTTATTTTCAAGGCATCAGGAATGAAGAATTATGCGAATAAACTGCTGATAGATAAAGTATCACGAGTGGAAAGTTTTACCACGTCTTCCCTATAGTTTGAACCTATTTTTGTAACAAAtaagcatttaaaaaacaatgaTAATATCACAATAGCCTCTACCTAACTTGTCGAAAAAAGGAACTCGAGATTTTTATATTACTGAAATGTAAAAGCTTGTAGAACGTTGGAAAAAGGTTGCAGCATCGATTGTTTCGTTGAATAGAATTGTAATGCAAGAAAGTTGTGATTATTTGAAGTTTCTGATCTCAGATATTTAGAAATCAGAGACTCTAACTGATTCCAGATGATTCTCAAACCAATTGCTCGTCGCGAGACACTGTTCGAGGCAAGTCTCATCGTGCAGTGGCCGCTTTACACTCGTTCGTACTCCGACGGTTGTTCGTTTCGTGCCTTACATCCATGATTggtctaaatttattttatatttcaggCTCgactaatttaatatttcagcttGTCAACCGAACACTTCGTCGCGCACAGTTTGTCGACCTCTGATTCGATCAGCATCAATGATCATCGGTCAAAGTCAGACCAATGAAACGCTCTCGGAAGCGTTCTCCTCTCTGACTCTCCTTACTTCCATGCCAACTTCTGAGCTCCCAATCTGCACGAAAAAACGAAACCCATCCAAATGGAGCTCCTTAAAAAATGCTAAGCCCTTTGGAGTCCGGTAGAACATTGCCCAATGTATAAAGTTTTCGAACGAAATCGATAGTCGATACATTGGTTGCATAAACTAATTTAGTTGTCTCAAACTTTTTCTACGTATtttgtttgaaattattttttctttcttgTGGACGGGGGAGGGGGGCATACCAAAGGCGCGGTTGCATCTTTTTGGAAGACATTTACGCGCTGGACAATTATTGAATATTACCTCGACCGATTGAACTTCTTTGTCGGACCTTTTTAGGAATTTTCTTATAAACGGGGCCAACAACATTGGGTCCAGCTTCTCAACGTTTTCTGACGAGATGAGACTCACTGCCAGGCCAACGCTCATTGTTACCAGAGCACCGGTGACGGTGTACCAAAGGTAACTGAGACGATACAACGCCAAAGGTTCTCTGAAAATTACCTTAGAAAGTGTATCCGAACGTTCACCGTTTCAGAAATTCGTTtcttcgttaaatattttaatgaaaacttACGGGAGAAACTCGTCGTCTTCCAAGATCGAATCTGGAGGGTCGAATAACAATAGATTCTCTACCTGAGGAAAGGAGTAGTAGCATCCTTCCGTAGTGACTTGTTTCTCGTCGAATCTATTAAACATTTTACATTATTAGAGAATACAAAATTGTGATAGAAATGAGAAATATTGTTAGTCCATATAAACACGTCTTTATTAAAACTCTTCGGTGGAATTGGACAATAATATCTGGCAAGGAAtgaaaacaatattttacaaataaataaatacatatatGTAGGGTGATCCATTTAAATCGAAAGTTCCTCCTTTCAGACGAAAAGTTCTTTCTATTGGGGAAAAACACGAATGCTTATGTAAGTATATTACGCAAAAATTAAAAGTACATAGAATCAAACAATTGAAAAACATGTATAAAATAGAAAACATACagataacaatatttattatatactaATAATTGAAGTTTATGAAAAATCTGTGTTATTCGAACCCGCGATGTTCGAGGGCCAACTGTAAATCGTTTTAATGTAcctaagaaaaaaaatattgtataatttaattaGATATCATTGTTTGATTCCACCGAAGAGGACCGAAATACGTTGGCAGGAagctttaattttaataaaaggacATTTACGTAGACTAATGATATGAGTAATTTCTTTTGATAGACGTGCATATGTACGAATTACAAAATTATTGCTGGATTTAAAAAACCTTACTTTAATCTTCCACTGGCGATCGCTGCTTCGGCTGAAAGGCTGATCCATCCCATaaagcccaaaccagaaagaccaccGATGAGAGCACCctaaattttgtataatatcGTTATGCCCACGTTTACAATCAGTAAATTAATCCAAAGGGTATTTTTAACGAGCAACagagaaatatataattttataaattttgtacAATAAGAATTAGAAATTATAGAAACCATCTTTCTATCGATACGTGTACCTTACGAATGTAGTATACGAGTAAGTGTaattagaaaatttaattcagtAAAAAGCATATTCTAAtacatatttttgtatttttgacTGAAATTTGTAATCTTTATATCGGTCCTAACAATCGTTCTTATCACTATAGAAACtatcaaatataaataaatattaatctttTGATCTTTTATTATAAGTATAAATCATGCAGTATCGAATATTCTAACTTTAACTTTTAATAACACGAAGAAAGAATATCATGCAAGAACAATTTTTTGTGTAAGGTTATTTTTTTAGTTTCTTTTTAAGATCatcggttttttttttatcaaaataatgTATATTTTTTGTATTACATATTAATACTTTGTCGGTCACTGTCACGTGTATGTGATGTTACTGTTTCAGTCACCATGTCATCATCTATTTCACTTATCGTATTTATTGAGgttcaaatattatattatgtgattataatatataatataattccCTATAATAATATTCCTAGCATCTTCGTGTGCCTCTGCGTATCTTTTACCATTTAATGTTCCGTTAGTAAAATATTTTGGTATTCAAGGAAATTTAAaagtgatattttaaacatattcaAATGCATTTTTCACACGATTTAAGATGtaacagaaaaaaataattcacGCTTCTTTCATCAGAAGAAATCAATGGCCATTTAAACTAAGCCATGAACGATTTTAGGCGCGTATTGCTGTATGTGGATTTATGTTACCGATTGACACTAGTTATTTATTGAATTTCTGCGTACATTGGCATTCACCCAGGGCAACAGGATTCCCATACTGAAAATACCGAGGGACGGTCCACTGGCAATGGACGCCAAGCTCATCGATAACTGAAACACACTCTATTTTAGATAAAAGCTCCCTCGAATTGTGTATTCACACggcagagttgggcaaattttattctcgaataatgtataaaattattgaatattgaTTTTCAAAAAATCGTTGATAAATTTGAATCtataaatttacaaataaaacgtATATAAAAGTTAGCGTATGAATCAGTCTGAAAGCATTCGTTgtttgtgaataaaatttgttccacTCTGTCGCACGGTATACCTGCAAAACGTGGGAACCAGTTTTTTCAACGACAAACACGAGAGCCACGCAGATTATCCCTAAAACGACTACTGtgagtttcattaaaatgtcCGCCACTCTGGGAGTAAACGGTGTCTTCCTAAAGGGTTTCACGAAGTCTTCCAACACTACCGCGGACATGGAATTTAAACCAGTTGACAGAGAGCTAAAGCGTCGAGACAGATAATTTTCGATCATTAGTCACGAACCGCGGAAGACATTCTCAAAACAATTTACCTCAATGCTGCACTGAATACACCAGCGACGAAGAGGCCTGGAAGACCAGGCATGTCTCCCAATATGTTCATTACGAGCAATGGCAACAATTGGTCCTTTGCACCTGCTAGCTGTACCAAAAATATTCGTTTGAAACATCGAATTTACAGAATATATTTCCATTGATACTATCCATTGATATTTTTTAGGCAAATATTTActcattttttatttactaaatgCAATAGTGCTGATCATATTCTAAAACAACGTTTACCACTTTTATGTTACTTTGTCATGTTATCGATATACTATAATGAAATGGTAATCAAATAAATCTCGGAGCATATCACTATTTTCCCTTAAAAActataatttaaattgtttttgtctatacagggtgttcggccagccctgggaataattttaatgggagattctagaggctaaaataagacgaaaatcaagaatatctatttgatgattgaggcttcgttaaaaagttattaataaattaaattaaaaaatttcaaatcattctgaaaaaattatttttggttgcgggagtcaattacaatcatttttgatgaatagacatacccccaaaatcctacgcactttcgagaaaaaaattccttaccgaaaatatactgtgtggccggaaatgtttctataattttttaacgaagcctcaatcaaaattagtatccttgattttcgtcttattctggcctctagaatctcccaataaagttttttctttttttcattgcttggaaaaccctgtatattttctgtCTCAAAACTCTTATAGCTACAAACGAACATAAGCGTTTCTTGACTAAACTACTTCAAATCAGCGAAGCACAGTAGAGTATTGTCTCGTTATAAGACATAATTTCCGTTTCGTTATAAGTAGTCTGATTATTTCCTCCACTAGGCACGGTAAATTTGCAAAAGATCAGTCGAGTATATCTTTTACATTTTGACCACgtcggtagttctagcgttaatGACGTTCATGCTTTGATTGACGAgaaattgttaataaaatataaaattctaaTTCCTGGAACAGAAATCAGCCCAACATGATAGACGATCAaagtaatattataaattattaaacgtcTATTGAACGACAAGTATTTAATATTAGAGATATAGGTGATATCCGTTGAATATGAAATCTGATACTTCCAGTTCAGGATATATTGTGAAATTGGACTATCAGGGAAGTGTGATCATTACCTTCGTCGTAAGTGGATCACACTCATGGTACCAGGCATATATTAACATTCCCGCGTATCCGCATGTTCCCATTAAAATCAAGACTCCGACTATGAAACACCAGAGAGCTCTGGAATGCACAATTTCACGCATCGCGTTATTTACTGTACCATTCGCAACATTCTATTTCGTACCCTGGACCTGGGCACTTCCGGGACACTATTTTAAATAACGTGCTATCTAATTTTCACGATCATTTAATTTCTGCGATAAAATTACATCATCTTATTTCAAGAAATatctttgaaaataataattctgtatttgaaataattattttctaaaccAATTGACGTATCCCGGAAGTGtgatattttgaaatatttcaatccTCTGTTTGACGCTTCGGTCAATGTTTATGTTCAAAAAGAAAGGCCATTTCATTATTTGACAATTATAATACAAGATTGTCATGTTTCAATATTTACAGTCAATGCACGAAGATTGCATATTTAAAACTTTAACAGAAGTTGAAAATAATTATATCGATGATGTTAGTAAAACAATAgatattgtattaaatttaataataattagtaTAACAAATCATATCATATTTAATTATTCACTCCAAAGCTTGTTacaaaatataatcaataaccaTGTCAAATATTTAACATTATTACTTCAATGCTCGTTTTAAATATCTGTTACTTCAAATAATGAAATAGCTTCAAGACCAAGCAGTTGATGCGacgtaaaacataaataaagaAGCAAAAAAAGAATTACCGTGCGGTAAATAAAAGATTGAAATATCATTTCATAtagttattttttcttttcatttcaaATAAAGTTTTCCCAGATCCGTGACGCGCGAATAATAAGATCTACGGAATATTAATGTACCTTCTGGCCGATTGCAACGTGGGCAACGAGAGATAACGCTGTATCATATTTTGATTGATCGCGGCTATTTGCAACCAGTGGACGAAACCGCCAATCACCAGGGACCAAATTGTGTGCCTCGTAAGAGGATTCCAATCTGTCCTATTAGATGATAATTCATACAAGTTAAGAACAGTATGCACATAATTAACACGTTCGCTACCGCCGTTTTGTATTTAATATAATCCATGCTTTTCACTATATACAAATTAAACGTGTTAATACTAAACCTACCACAACCGGTTACATgactgtttttaaaatttcgtttagaatttctaacatgcaatgttattttaacgccatttaacttcacaatTTTCACTTCtgtaccactgttagaagctgtAAGGCCTCCCCTTTGAAGTGTCTTTTGTTTTTTTGACGATTcgattttccgttttggagataacgtaatttatgtaaaaggataTCTTTTTAAATTCAACTATCTCTGTCTCTTACCAAGGCCGTAGTgaaagttcattgacctcgcgacgtaaacaatggaaaagtaaacaaacgctccgAACCCGaaaaatcgttatatctccagaactaattatgctatcgaGTTTAatgaacactcattttaaagggcgtttCATCCCTTATCCTCTGAATGGAACAACTGTTCTAATTTACGCtgccttctatatttattttcatatttattttgacaCTATACACCCaaaaaagtttcagcaattcttaTCGATCATACGActagtgtgcgataaaactgcattataaattgtttatttaattgaaaatgaatttaaatttgtatacagaatgtttgcataattactaacTAGCATTTTTTCGTGAATAATAGTTTTCTCTGGAACTAACTACTGTATCGACTtgaaaaaaaattcgttttctaaGATGTTTTATCTCCTATGtggtgaaaatttaaaaattttgacgTAGTTTGTACATTTTCTGTACATTaagttaaagtactaagtaCACACATTTAGATTAAAATTATTCGATATAtttgtacagatttttaaaatgtaTGCTTTACGAAAAACTatgcgacataaaagagaaagatatcttacgaataagttTCAaacacacaactttctatacatataatgcaaaaattagaagtatgttggctcgtaaaagaaaaaaagaaatattgattattTAACCGGTCGTTATAAGAATGGGTATACATAaagtgtcggtaggtttagtgtcaaTTTGGATTCAGTTACGATATTATGATACTTACGTGGGAAACTCCAACCTTCCAGATTCTAAGTTCGTTCTTAATACCAACGACAATCCGCCCACGTCGTTTGTCCCTTTAATAACGATCAGCAGCATAGAACCGTACATTATGAAGGTCTGAATGAAATCGGTCCACACCACTGCTTTTAAACCGCCCTAATCAGCATAACATAACGTTACCGCGTGTCTCCGACGAAACgtgaaataataattacaaaaaaaagaaaagaaaaaaattcaatttacgaAATTGTTGCTTACCACGCAAGTATAAAAAATGCACACGATACACACGAATGGAGTTACTATATGCACATTCACACCGGTAACTGTAAGTTGCAGTACGTAATTAGTTTACACGTTCGATGTACGGTTGAGACACTGGATGGAAAATCGCCCGTAAATCACTTTATACTAACTatgttaatttaaatatatgttATATATAAATTCCAACGAGATAAATAATAATTGAGACATTTGATGGAAGAAGAGCACATTCGTCTATGCTCTTTATATGATTCTAACTATGTTATTCCACCTTCCAAATCCTGGAAAAAGATGAACCTGGTTTAAAAGCTAATAAAGAAAAAGACGTGGATCTAATATAAGAATCTAATTATATCGACGTTCGAGAAAGAAGAATATTAAcgtatagaaaaattattttttagaaattaaattttttcttcatttttctaCTTAATTTCGTTTCATTCACCAAGCAACATTTTATCTCATTGATGGAAAAAACAGCACATaaaccaatttttaatttaagttaTTTACAAAACATTTAAGAATATACTACtgtatctttaaaaaatttagTCTTTCTCATTACATTTGTTTCATTAAATAACACCGCGATGAAAAGTTTgaaattgattttctcgaaaTCTCATTTTGGCGTACGTGACCCTTTTCCATCCAGTGCCTCCGTTTTATCAGTAATTACACAATGTATGATACCTTGATTGAAAGCAAGCGCAGGTACATAAATAACGATAGGAAGCCACATCATCTAAAAGAATAATAAACGTATTGCTAAAGAAATTTAGAATAGAagcaaatgaaattaaatttagtCTATCAAGGTTAAACCATATTATATACTCTTTTTAAAATATGTGAAGGCCATTTctacttttttttctttccccAAAATTCCCAAATTCCCAAAAATTCCCCAAGAAAGTTCTAAAAAACACACCTCATACTAGAATATCCCCTCAAGCAACTCGACTAAATTTGtttgatttgacaaatttttctgtTACTCACATAGTTTAAAAGATAATACAGATAATAATTTTACTGGGATTCCCTGTCTAATTTAAAAGTCTGAATTTTACcatattaatttgaaaatttaaatataagaatctaatataaagaatataaaaattcataagAATTTAACTGTATAATGGAGTAAgttgtaattattataattgaaagaTTAGCTACAATGAGGAGGCAGCTCCATTTTCTACACATTTTTTGTTACATATCCTATTTCATTAACAAAAATGTGATCTTTCATTTGGTATAAACAGGCGTTGGGCCCAAGTAAAAAGTATGGCCTTTTCGCAGGAGATCAACAAATAATAAAGAGGTATTCAAACTCAGTGTAAAAGTTTCTTAAGACAAATATTTGTTGACCATATAGCGTGTTTAAAAGCTGCCTCATTATTGCAACAGGCCCTTCAATTATCGTATAGTTTGAtgaaataaattgttaaaagCTTGTATCGCGAAAACGATGAAATTAACTTACGATGCTGATCGAGAAAAGCACCGATCCCAGTAATCGAATCTTTTTATTGAAACGTTTTTCGAGATATTCGTAGGTACTTGTCAGTCTGAGTCCATGGAAGACCGGTAAATATATTCCAGACATCACGAAACCGACGATGATGACGCCGAAACAGACACAAAGGTAGCTGGTACCATGTACATAAATCTCCGTCGGTGTACCCAATAACGAAATACCTGTTATTGCAATAATAATTTGTAACTTTGTATGTCGgatgaaaaaagaaattaaaataataacagttaTCGATTCTTAACGAATTACGATTAGATTATCCTTTTCCAGGGGCGAATTCAGATTTGCTCGGAGCAAGAAGAGATGAAATTTATTAGGTCACCCCTTAAATTCGTGCTATTTGATATCCTCAAATTGACAAGGATAAAATTCGTAACTTAGTTGGGAAAAACAATATTTATAGGTTCGAGAGactttcgaaattttaattctatgtTCTTCACTGGCGTGTCATTTCTCAATTCAAATTTCATTTATAGCAACGCAAATTGAATTTACGAAATACAcgattgaaattgaaattataaGACTTTATACGTTTTTGTGGGGAAAAGaatagtttctcatttttcgaaaTCGTATCACAAAATTACATTGATGTTGCTAATTGTTCGCATTAATACAGTTTCTCGAAGTGAAAAAGATTAAACATACTAACATCAACGATTCATAGACATTTGAAAAAATGGAgattgcatgaatatttttgttcacGTATGAAATAAAACCGAACTTTTCCTATTCCACTTAATAACTGAAGATGAGAAATAGACTTTATACAATCTCCAGGCTTTTTAGTCGGTAAACAATTGAAAAATGTCAACGCGCTAAAGAACAGCTTTGTACAACATTTGAAGTTGCAATACAAAACTCAGCACGAACTTATGGAATGACATATCTTGATAATATATTATCTTTCTCATGACAAAACGAAACatgtaaaatgaataaaaaactgGATTCGCCATTATCCTGTTTCCATATTCAAACGAATAGTTAAATGTATTAcatttaaaatttaacaaataaataGAGAAAAAACTGATCCTGTTTTAGTGATAAAAAAAGTGTCGATAATTgtgacatttattttatttcgaaaaatgGCGCGAATTTCAGTGCTTTTGAGTAAACAAAATCGTACCAGATATAAAGCTGGCTATTAGACTCAAACTGACGGGAAAAGTCTTCATGTTTCTTCCACCCACCAGGTACTCGTCTTCTCCCGAcgattttttaatgaaaccaaAGTAAATCCCGACTAAACCACAGGTCAGCAGCATGAACGCGAAAACCAAATAGTCCCACATGCCGAAACTCCGCATCATTTCGCTGACTTCCTGGACCGTAGGCATATCCTGCAGCCAGGTTGGTCGGTCGTCCAAGGAACTCTCCGCGGTCATTTTGTTGCAAAACGGAATTTTGCAATCGATCCAACGCCTTCAGGCGCTCCGCGTCACTTGTGTCTTCTGAGCAACTGATGATCGaatttattttagaaaaaaaacaagaaacaaAGATAAAGATAAAAAGTTTTAACGCGTCGATTTCGATATAAAACTTTTTAGGTATGGTCAGCAGAGATTGGATTAagttcaatatacagggtgttcggccacccttagaaaaattttaatgggagattctagaggctaaaataaaacgaaaatcaagaataacaatttgtcgatggaggcttcgttaaaaagttatcaatgtttaaagtttcgctcgttctgaatttttttctcgaaaatgagtaggatttcgggaatatgtctattcaccaaaaatgattataattgacccccgcaaccgaaaataattttttcagaatgatttgaaattttttaatttaattttgtaataacttgttaacgaagcctcagtcaagaaattgatattcttgatttttgccttatttcggtctctagaatctcccattaaaatttttcccagtgatggccgaacaccctgtatacttacgAATCCGAGTCCTAGCTTTTGAATTTAGAATAAGCACACCCACTAATATACTCTTAATCGAAATTTCAATTCATACAAGAACCGTCAAGAATTCTGTACAACAGTTATCTCGCCAAAAATTCCAACAAACTATTAATAAACGATACTACTCGTTTCCAGAAAAGGGTAAAATATAATAGAAAGTAGAAGTTTAGTAACAGA of Colletes latitarsis isolate SP2378_abdomen chromosome 3, iyColLati1, whole genome shotgun sequence contains these proteins:
- the LOC143340410 gene encoding sodium-coupled monocarboxylate transporter 1, producing MTAESSLDDRPTWLQDMPTVQEVSEMMRSFGMWDYLVFAFMLLTCGLVGIYFGFIKKSSGEDEYLVGGRNMKTFPVSLSLIASFISGISLLGTPTEIYVHGTSYLCVCFGVIIVGFVMSGIYLPVFHGLRLTSTYEYLEKRFNKKIRLLGSVLFSISIMMWLPIVIYVPALAFNQVTGVNVHIVTPFVCIVCIFYTCVGGLKAVVWTDFIQTFIMYGSMLLIVIKGTNDVGGLSLVLRTNLESGRLEFPTTDWNPLTRHTIWSLVIGGFVHWLQIAAINQNMIQRYLSLPTLQSARRALWCFIVGVLILMGTCGYAGMLIYAWYHECDPLTTKLAGAKDQLLPLLVMNILGDMPGLPGLFVAGVFSAALSSLSTGLNSMSAVVLEDFVKPFRKTPFTPRVADILMKLTVVVLGIICVALVFVVEKTGSHVLQLSMSLASIASGPSLGIFSMGILLPWVNANGALIGGLSGLGFMGWISLSAEAAIASGRLKFDEKQVTTEGCYYSFPQVENLLLFDPPDSILEDDEFLPEPLALYRLSYLWYTVTGALVTMSVGLAVSLISSENVEKLDPMLLAPFIRKFLKRSDKEVQSVEIGSSEVGMEVRRVREENASESVSLV